The DNA sequence TGCTGGGCAATACCAGTACGTTCGCCAGGGCCAGTATATCGGGCACCGTGAACCAGGGACGACCGGGCAGCAACTGGACGGAATCGGTCAAATTAAGCGTTTTGATCAGTTGTTCCAGCAGCGGTTGTTCGGGGCCATCACCCAGCAGAACAACGCCCCAGTCGTGGGCTTCGGGTACCTGCTGCCGGGCTTCGGCAAAGCAGGCCAGTAGCATGGGCAGGTTCTTGAAGGCGATCAGGCGGCCCACAAAAATGAAGTTGTTGGGTTTTAAGCCCAATGCCTGCTGCTGCTGATTGCGGGTGGGCAGGGCCTTGTCGTACGCTTGACGAAGGGCTTTGTTGTCAACCGCGTTTTTGCGGAGCAGAACCTTCGACGCCGGAACGCCCAACTCGGTCAGGTACCGGGCTGACTGTTCGCCGAAGCAAAAGAAACCCGCACATCGTCCAAACACCAGGCGTTTGAACTGCTCTTTCCAGCCGCCACGCTGGTGATCGACGGCCGTACTTTCGTTCTGCATGATCACCGGTACGCCGTTGGCATTGGCCCAGGCCAGTACCGCCAGTTGTGCCGGGTCGTAATAACCGGTCAGGTTGATGACGTCCGGCCGAAAGGCGCGAACGTGCCGTAGAAGCATCCTTGTCCGGTCGCGCAGGCTGACGTCTTCCAGAAAACGGTCAAACAACAGTTCGTAGGGGTAGTCATACACGGGGGCGGCTATATGGCTGCCCGCTTCCAGTCCTGCCCGGGAACGTTCATTACGGGCAATCTGCAGGACGTTGAGCGTGATGCCGGCTTGCTTGTCGATCGCCCGTTTCAGGGCTTGAAAGACACTGGCTTTGTAATGGGCCCATAGCAGATTATGTACAATCAGTATGCGCATCAGGCTGGGCTGGGAACGACAACGAAAGAATCATCTGCTTTGGTCGCTGGATGATTCGACAGGGAGTCGGGGAAGAGGTGATCGACGCCCATGAACCGGACCATCAGCGCCAGCGGAAACCAGA is a window from the Spirosoma rigui genome containing:
- a CDS encoding glycosyltransferase family 4 protein; this encodes MRILIVHNLLWAHYKASVFQALKRAIDKQAGITLNVLQIARNERSRAGLEAGSHIAAPVYDYPYELLFDRFLEDVSLRDRTRMLLRHVRAFRPDVINLTGYYDPAQLAVLAWANANGVPVIMQNESTAVDHQRGGWKEQFKRLVFGRCAGFFCFGEQSARYLTELGVPASKVLLRKNAVDNKALRQAYDKALPTRNQQQQALGLKPNNFIFVGRLIAFKNLPMLLACFAEARQQVPEAHDWGVVLLGDGPEQPLLEQLIKTLNLTDSVQLLPGRPWFTVPDILALANVLVLPSTSEPWGLVVNEAMACGLPVLVSSRCGCVPDLVHDGQNGYVFDPAQPGELTRHLVQFMQNSVPVESLSKAAGQSVAAYSPEAVAEEMLAGFIKVTK